The Streptomyces avermitilis MA-4680 = NBRC 14893 genome contains a region encoding:
- a CDS encoding lysyl oxidase family protein codes for MTSQKHRSRPRRVALAAGAALTVAVAGAGAAPGAGAASTAAKPKLKLIAASNSVTLERWEGEPGVYLDLGTYVTVDGAPLEFKVTRKSYKDPVVAQQIIRNGTSTQKKALPAGLVKDFSGLPGFLEVSVKNAAGAVVSKSKGTFCPNNASGRLRPDAPATSHYPESCATNPFTLGSVWGVEKGWASNSSTVDYDTPVDLPTGEYTAKVSVAKKYRDLFGIPNDQPTIKVTVREQSDGGGEGMTSSRSSAHHGGAHSGHSAHSAHHYGPRGADDPTPPALSHALEDRGTAHHLGDGRGHTDGSRIAPALKPAAKRPTGRAGVPANVPKPDLRSLPAWGIAITDGEDGDVPGKDYLAFSANVWNAGPAPLVVDGFRSPGKDLMDAYQYFYDAKGKQVGYTPTGTMQWDPREGHEHWHFTDFASYRLLSADQTKQVRSGKEAFCLANTDAIDYTVKNANWHPNNTDLSTACGEQNSISVREVLDVGSGDTYTQYRPGQSFDITGLPNGTYYIQVIANPEKRLQETNLNNNVALRKVVLGGTPGARTVTVPPHDLINAP; via the coding sequence ATGACCAGTCAGAAACACCGCAGCCGCCCGAGACGTGTGGCGCTCGCCGCCGGAGCCGCGCTCACCGTCGCCGTCGCCGGGGCCGGGGCCGCTCCCGGAGCCGGGGCGGCGAGCACGGCCGCGAAGCCGAAGCTCAAGCTGATCGCCGCGTCGAACTCCGTGACGCTCGAGCGCTGGGAGGGGGAGCCCGGGGTCTATCTGGACCTCGGGACGTATGTCACGGTCGACGGCGCGCCGCTGGAGTTCAAGGTGACGCGGAAGTCGTACAAGGACCCTGTCGTCGCCCAGCAGATCATCCGCAACGGAACGAGCACGCAGAAGAAGGCACTGCCCGCCGGACTGGTGAAGGACTTCTCCGGTCTGCCCGGCTTTCTCGAGGTGTCGGTCAAGAACGCGGCCGGTGCGGTGGTGTCGAAGAGCAAGGGGACCTTCTGCCCCAACAACGCCTCCGGGCGCCTGCGTCCGGACGCCCCGGCGACCTCGCACTATCCGGAGAGCTGCGCCACCAATCCGTTCACGCTGGGCTCGGTGTGGGGCGTCGAGAAGGGATGGGCGTCCAACTCCAGCACCGTCGACTACGACACGCCGGTGGACCTGCCGACGGGCGAGTACACGGCCAAGGTGTCGGTGGCCAAGAAGTACCGCGACCTGTTCGGCATCCCCAATGACCAGCCGACCATCAAGGTGACGGTACGGGAGCAGAGTGACGGGGGCGGAGAGGGGATGACCTCCTCGCGGTCCTCCGCCCACCACGGTGGCGCGCACTCCGGGCACTCCGCGCACTCCGCCCACCACTACGGTCCCCGTGGCGCCGACGACCCCACGCCGCCCGCGCTCTCCCACGCGCTGGAGGACCGCGGCACGGCACACCACCTGGGCGACGGCCGCGGGCACACCGACGGCTCGCGCATCGCGCCCGCGCTGAAGCCGGCCGCCAAGCGGCCCACCGGCCGTGCGGGCGTCCCGGCGAACGTGCCGAAGCCGGACCTGCGTTCGCTGCCGGCCTGGGGCATCGCCATCACCGACGGCGAGGACGGGGACGTACCCGGCAAGGACTACCTCGCCTTCAGCGCGAACGTCTGGAACGCGGGCCCCGCCCCGCTCGTCGTGGACGGCTTCCGCAGCCCCGGCAAGGACCTGATGGACGCGTACCAGTACTTCTACGACGCGAAGGGCAAGCAGGTCGGGTACACGCCCACCGGCACCATGCAGTGGGACCCGCGGGAGGGCCACGAGCACTGGCACTTCACGGACTTCGCGAGCTACCGGCTGCTGAGCGCGGACCAGACCAAGCAGGTGCGCAGCGGCAAGGAGGCGTTCTGCCTGGCCAACACCGACGCCATCGACTACACGGTGAAGAACGCCAACTGGCACCCGAACAACACCGATCTGTCGACCGCCTGCGGCGAGCAGAACTCGATCTCCGTCCGTGAGGTCCTCGACGTCGGCTCCGGCGACACGTACACCCAGTACCGTCCCGGCCAGTCCTTCGACATCACCGGCCTGCCGAACGGCACGTACTACATCCAGGTGATCGCCAACCCCGAGAAGCGGCTCCAGGAGACCAACCTGAACAACAACGTCGCGTTGCGCAAGGTCGTCCTGGGCGGTACGCCGGGCGCCCGTACCGTGACCGTGCCGCCGCACGACCTGATCAACGCCCCGTAG
- a CDS encoding DUF1152 domain-containing protein, with product MTRLIVAAGGGGDAVAAATVDAALYGDGDRAVILTYAWDRLPIDPVPGPRGPDQFTGLEAITPAVRAVPAGARPIAPAGSTLPRLAAQLPHTFALIDPHHGAEGITRQLEELVSHFAPESIDLLDVGGDILARGDEPTLRSPLADALTLAACCQVNAPVRLLVAGPGLDGELPLDDLRGLLGPLVRTLTAKDVEPIGSVLEWHPSDAAGMLAATARGVRGACEVRDAGPPVPLTDEGPTLHEVDVDEAVGRNRLARAIMETESLDEVEAHSREIRGCSEIDHERDQAARLGERPSAKPAPEAVLAELGRFEAAARSRGATHTTFRHITETLGLDGSQRDGLRHLLINSRPEQYEAPLWRITAEARTTAA from the coding sequence ATGACGAGGTTGATCGTCGCAGCAGGGGGAGGGGGCGACGCGGTCGCGGCCGCAACGGTCGACGCCGCCCTCTACGGCGACGGGGACCGGGCGGTGATCCTCACGTACGCGTGGGACCGCCTGCCGATCGACCCGGTTCCGGGCCCGCGAGGCCCGGACCAGTTCACCGGCCTCGAAGCGATCACCCCGGCGGTCCGGGCGGTGCCGGCCGGCGCCCGCCCGATCGCACCGGCGGGCTCCACCCTCCCGCGCCTGGCGGCGCAGCTCCCGCACACCTTCGCGCTGATCGACCCGCACCACGGCGCCGAGGGCATCACCCGCCAACTCGAGGAGCTGGTGAGCCACTTCGCACCGGAGTCGATCGATCTCCTGGACGTGGGCGGCGACATCCTCGCCCGAGGCGACGAGCCGACACTGCGGAGCCCCCTCGCGGACGCCCTGACACTCGCCGCGTGCTGCCAGGTGAACGCACCCGTCCGACTCCTGGTCGCGGGCCCGGGACTGGACGGCGAACTTCCGCTCGACGACCTGCGTGGCCTCCTCGGCCCCCTGGTCCGCACGCTCACGGCAAAGGACGTCGAGCCGATCGGCTCGGTCCTGGAGTGGCACCCGTCCGACGCCGCCGGAATGCTCGCGGCCACGGCCCGCGGGGTACGGGGCGCCTGCGAAGTACGCGACGCCGGACCGCCGGTACCGCTCACGGACGAAGGCCCGACTCTCCATGAGGTCGACGTGGACGAGGCCGTCGGCCGCAACCGGCTGGCCCGCGCCATCATGGAGACCGAGAGCCTCGACGAGGTCGAGGCGCACAGCCGCGAAATCCGCGGCTGCTCGGAGATCGACCACGAGCGCGACCAGGCGGCACGGCTCGGCGAACGGCCGTCGGCGAAGCCGGCCCCCGAGGCGGTCCTGGCCGAGCTGGGCCGGTTCGAGGCCGCGGCCCGAAGCCGCGGAGCCACCCACACGACGTTCCGCCACATCACCGAGACCCTCGGCCTCGACGGCTCACAACGCGACGGCCTCCGTCACCTGCTGATCAACAGCCGCCCGGAACAGTACGAGGCACCGCTGTGGCGCATCACAGCCGAAGCCCGAACGACCGCGGCGTGA